CATTTCCTGAACCTCTAGGAATTCTAGATATTTCTTCAAAATATTTAAACACAGCCTTAGGTTCCAAATTGTTTAAAATGTAATTCATAAAAAACAACCCTCCTCATTATATTTTCTTCTTACATAATATAATTATACTTTAACTAGAAATATCCTTTTTATCAGAAAAAATAGAGTGCCAAATTAGCACTCTATTTTTTTTGACCTTTTCCTATTCATATTATTTTGTACATTTTTTATTATTCCAGTAGCATGTCCTAATATCTGCATCTAAAGTTCTAAAAATAATTTTTTATAATTATTTTTATTTTCTATACAAATAAGTCTTTAGCTTTTATTGCTCTATATGATTGAATAAATACTAAAATTAATAAAACAGTTGCCAAAATAGGCGGTATAACAGTCAATAAAGTTGCCATAGTATGAGATAAACCAGTATAGTTTAAAGTTTGATTTACAGCCTCTTTATAATTTAACAGTACAAAAAATCCATATCTTATCCATATAAAAGATGTCATTATAGATACAGGTATCACTGTTAAGCTTAAATTAAATCCAGTTAATGATCTATTTTTTATTCCTCTGATCCCTAAAAAGATAGGTACAAAAAATACTGCTGGTAAAATAAAGCCAAAATATTGTGGTGATAATGCTAAAAATAAAACAGATGTAAATAAATATACTCTAAAATACTTATTGATATAACCAGTATCTCCAGTAAAATCTGCTTTAGCTGCTTTTAAATACCTTATGTAGTAATTTAACTTACCGTTTAATTCTTTAGAATCTGCATTTACTCTAAATTCTTTTAATAATTCTTTGCCTTTTTTTACTAATGAAGTATAAACATTTTCTAAATTATCAGATACTTCAATATCTTTATACTCATTAATTAAATCCTTTACCGTTTGAAGAAATTTTTCTTTTTTCTTTTCATTTATTAGATTGGTTTTTTCTATTTTTGCAGATAATTGCTCTAAGACTTTTAATATTTCTATTGTATTCATTAAATCACCTCTATGTAGTTATGGTCTTTAGTCATTCGCTATTCGTCTAATTAAAAGACTAAAAACTAAAAGCCTAAGTTTTTATAAAACTTTTGACATTACCTAAATATATTATATCTCATTTAGGGCAAAAATCCCCATCATTTTGATGGGGATTTTCTTATTCTTTCTTACCATCTTTTAATAATGGTCTTAATGTTACAAACATGGAAACAAATATAATAGTCCATACTGTAATCATAAAACCTAAAGCAGCACCAGTCATAATAACATTCCTCCTTATGAACGGATCAATATCTTGCCTTCTTCTAACTCATTACCATATTTATTCTTAATTGAAATATATGATTGTATAAATCCAGCTATTAATACAACAATTACAACTATTCTACCAGCTATTACCCAAGGTATTAACTGTGGTTTATCAACTACAAAAGAAGGTATTAAATTAAAGTATCCATCTTCGATATAAGCTTTTGTTGAGAAGAATAGAAGTAAAGCAACTGAAATAGGAGCTATAACCCTAATAAATATATTGAAGAACCATGATGGAACTTTCCATAAAGCTCCTCTGTTTAATTCTTCTAATGCTTTTTCTCTCATTAACCAACCAACAACTGCAACCTCTATTAAACCTAGAACTAATAATAGATATGAACCAACCCAGTTATCTACTTCAGTTAAATACATAAGATCAGCAGTTTTAGTTAATATTGGCTCAAGACCTACTGGCAATCCAACAATTACATATCCAAAGAAAATAATCCATGCAGCTTTAGATCTTTCAATTTTCAAATCCTCTTCAACCAATGCAGTTAAATAGTTGAACATAGCTATCGCTGAAGTAAATCCAGCAAAGAATAATAACAAGAACCATAATGCACCGAACAACTGGCCTCCAGCCATTGACCTAAATACATTTGGTAGAGCAATAAATGATAATCCTACTCCTACTGCTACTCCTTTAGGTCCTAAAAATGCATATGCTATAGGTATAACAGCAGTACCACCTAAGATTATTTCTGCAAACTCATTTAATGAAATAGTTGCTAATGATGAAACTACAACGTCATCATCAGGTTTTAAGTATGAAGCGTAGTTTGCTATAATACCCATACCGATTGATAATGTGAAGAATATTTGTCCTGCCGCAGCTAATGCAGCTGTCCAATTAAGTTTTGAGAAATCTGGATTCCAAATATAATTTAAACCTTTTAATGAAGACCAATCAGGATTAACAGGACTTCCTAAAGTTAAAGCCCTTATAGCTAGTATAATTCCAAATACATATAACACAGGCATCATTAATTTAGCCCAGCTCTCAATACCTTTTTGAACTCCTCTAGTAACTGCTAATGCAAGACCTAATAACGCTATTATCCAAAATATAAATACTTTTGGACTTTGAATATAATTTACGAATATTTCACCTGTTGATTTTGCAGCATCCATATAACCACCAGTTACTGAAAGATAACTATAACCTAAAGTCCAGCCAATTATTTGATTGTAATATGAGTTAACTAACAATGTAACTGCAAACGCTAAAGCACCTGCTAGTGCACCAATTATTGCAGCATTTTTTGGCTTTGAGCCTTCTCTAGCCTGTAAATACACCATAGGACCTAATGTACCATGACCA
This region of Caloranaerobacter sp. TR13 genomic DNA includes:
- a CDS encoding sodium-dependent transporter, with translation MANNRENWGSKLGLILAMAGNAIGLGNFWRFPYQAAKNGGGAFLIPYFAALIMIGIPVMLVEWNLGRFGGRYGHGTLGPMVYLQAREGSKPKNAAIIGALAGALAFAVTLLVNSYYNQIIGWTLGYSYLSVTGGYMDAAKSTGEIFVNYIQSPKVFIFWIIALLGLALAVTRGVQKGIESWAKLMMPVLYVFGIILAIRALTLGSPVNPDWSSLKGLNYIWNPDFSKLNWTAALAAAGQIFFTLSIGMGIIANYASYLKPDDDVVVSSLATISLNEFAEIILGGTAVIPIAYAFLGPKGVAVGVGLSFIALPNVFRSMAGGQLFGALWFLLLFFAGFTSAIAMFNYLTALVEEDLKIERSKAAWIIFFGYVIVGLPVGLEPILTKTADLMYLTEVDNWVGSYLLLVLGLIEVAVVGWLMREKALEELNRGALWKVPSWFFNIFIRVIAPISVALLLFFSTKAYIEDGYFNLIPSFVVDKPQLIPWVIAGRIVVIVVLIAGFIQSYISIKNKYGNELEEGKILIRS